From a single Rhinolophus ferrumequinum isolate MPI-CBG mRhiFer1 chromosome 15, mRhiFer1_v1.p, whole genome shotgun sequence genomic region:
- the LOC117034895 gene encoding 60S ribosomal protein L28-like: protein MSAHLQWMVLRNCSSFLIKRNKQTYSTEPNHLKARNSFRYNGLIHRKTVGVEPAADGKGVVVVMKRRSGQRKPATSYVRTTINKNARATLSSIRHMIRKNKYRPDLRMAAIRRASAILRSQKPVTLKRKRARPTKSS, encoded by the coding sequence ATGTCTGCGCATTTGCAATGGATGGTCCTGCGCAACTGCTCCAGCTTCCTGATCAAAAGAAACAAGCAGACATACAGCACCGAGCCCAATCATCTGAAGGCCCGCAACTCCTTCCGCTATAACGGGCTGATTCACCGCAAGACGGTGGGCGTGGAGCCAGCAGCCGATGGCAAAGGTGTGGTGGTCGTCATGAAGCGGAGATCCGGCCAGCGAAAGCCAGCCACCTCCTATGTGCGGACCACCATCAACAAGAACGCCCGGGCCACCCTCAGCAGCATCCGGCACATGATCCGCAAGAACAAGTACCGTCCAGACCTGCGCATGGCCGCTATCCGTAGAGCCAGCGCCATCCTGCGCAGCCAGAAGCCGGTGACACTGAAGAGGAAGCGGGCTCGCCCCACCAAGAGCTCCTGA